One stretch of Saccharomonospora xinjiangensis XJ-54 DNA includes these proteins:
- a CDS encoding GtrA family protein yields MVATSSQDSQASGTQNGAPRAASPGLLAQISRFVLIGGFCALVDFGLYWLLLQAGLWVHLAKALSFVAGTTTAYFLNRRFTFTAAQKGGAGQLGGFMLLYTVTFFVNVGTNALALHLLPDLRWQVAIAWIVAQGTATTINFIMLKWVVFREPRA; encoded by the coding sequence ATGGTGGCAACGAGTTCGCAGGATTCGCAGGCGAGCGGGACGCAGAACGGCGCGCCGAGGGCGGCATCGCCGGGCCTGCTGGCCCAGATCTCGCGATTCGTGCTCATCGGCGGCTTCTGCGCTCTCGTGGACTTCGGCCTCTACTGGCTGTTGCTCCAGGCAGGACTGTGGGTGCACCTTGCCAAGGCGTTGAGTTTCGTCGCAGGCACCACCACGGCGTATTTCCTTAACAGACGCTTTACGTTTACCGCGGCACAAAAGGGTGGAGCCGGGCAGCTCGGCGGATTCATGCTGCTCTACACAGTGACGTTCTTCGTCAATGTGGGTACGAACGCACTGGCCCTGCACCTGTTGCCGGACCTGCGGTGGCAGGTGGCGATCGCGTGGATCGTCGCGCAGGGCACCGCGACCACCATCAATTTCATCATGCTCAAGTGGGTTGTCTTCAGGGAACCGCGTGCGTGA
- a CDS encoding FAD-binding oxidoreductase, producing MSTERRTLTGWGRTAPTTADVLSTPDVDVIARAVSEAGERGVIARGLGRSYGDPAQNAGGLVIDMTALGRIHSIDPNTALVEVDAGVSLDALMRAALPYGLWVPVLPGTRQVTIGGAIANDIHGKNHHSAGSFGNHVVSMDLLTADGSVRTLTPEGPEQDLFWATVGGIGLTGIVVRAIIRMKKTETAYFVVDADRTADLDETLELFTNGSDLDYDYSMAVPDLISRDGKLGRATFSRGSLATVDQLPEKLKADPLKFDAPVLMTLPDLFPNGLGNKLTFGAINALWQRTVPKKGARGKIQNLTQFYHPLDMLGEWNRAYGTRGFLQYQFSVPFGREDALRDLCRRIAQSGHYSFLNVVKRMGEANPAPLSWPSPGWMLSVDFPVKRGLAEFCDQLDVEVLAAGGRLYTAKDSRTTAETFHRMYPRLEEWRKIRDAVDPDRIFISDMARRLEL from the coding sequence GTGAGCACCGAACGGCGAACACTGACCGGATGGGGCCGCACGGCGCCGACCACGGCCGATGTCCTGAGCACGCCCGATGTGGACGTCATCGCCCGCGCCGTCAGCGAGGCTGGAGAGCGCGGCGTGATCGCCAGAGGTCTCGGCCGCTCCTACGGCGACCCGGCTCAGAACGCGGGTGGCCTCGTGATCGACATGACGGCTCTCGGCCGCATCCACTCGATCGATCCGAACACCGCACTCGTCGAGGTGGACGCGGGTGTGAGTCTCGACGCGCTGATGCGCGCCGCCTTGCCGTACGGGTTGTGGGTGCCGGTGCTGCCTGGCACCCGCCAGGTGACGATCGGCGGTGCGATCGCCAACGACATCCACGGCAAGAACCACCACAGCGCGGGCAGCTTCGGCAACCACGTCGTGTCGATGGACCTGCTCACGGCCGACGGTTCGGTGCGCACGCTGACCCCGGAGGGCCCGGAGCAGGACCTGTTCTGGGCCACCGTCGGCGGCATCGGGCTCACCGGCATCGTGGTCAGGGCCATCATCCGCATGAAGAAGACCGAGACGGCGTACTTCGTGGTGGACGCCGACCGCACGGCGGACCTCGACGAGACGCTGGAGCTGTTCACCAACGGCTCCGACCTCGACTACGACTACTCGATGGCCGTGCCCGACCTGATCTCACGGGACGGCAAGCTGGGCAGGGCGACGTTCTCGCGTGGCTCACTGGCCACCGTGGACCAGCTTCCCGAGAAGCTGAAGGCCGACCCGCTGAAGTTCGACGCGCCCGTGCTGATGACGCTGCCCGACCTCTTCCCGAACGGGCTCGGCAACAAGCTGACGTTCGGGGCCATCAACGCGTTGTGGCAACGAACGGTGCCTAAGAAGGGCGCACGGGGAAAGATCCAGAACCTGACGCAGTTCTACCACCCGCTCGACATGCTGGGTGAGTGGAACCGCGCCTACGGAACCCGTGGTTTCCTCCAGTACCAGTTCTCGGTGCCGTTCGGGCGCGAGGACGCGCTGAGGGACCTGTGCCGCCGCATCGCGCAGTCGGGGCACTACTCCTTCCTCAACGTCGTCAAACGGATGGGTGAGGCGAACCCCGCCCCGCTGTCGTGGCCGTCGCCGGGGTGGATGCTGAGCGTGGACTTTCCGGTGAAGCGGGGCCTCGCCGAGTTCTGCGACCAGCTCGACGTCGAGGTGCTGGCCGCGGGTGGCCGCCTCTACACGGCCAAGGACTCCCGCACCACGGCCGAGACCTTCCACCGCATGTACCCGCGGCTGGAGGAGTGGCGCAAGATCCGGGACGCCGTTGACCCCGACCGCATCTTCATCTCCGACATGGCCAGGAGGCTCGAACTGTGA
- a CDS encoding decaprenylphospho-beta-D-erythro-pentofuranosid-2-ulose 2-reductase: MIDAVGNPQSLLLLGGTSDIALAIAEKYLSARPLRVVLAARPSQRRDEAAERLKAAGADVTSIDFDAADTDSHPAVLDQAFADGDIDVTVVAFGLLGDPEQAWQDHTTAVRLATVNYTAAVSVGVPLAARLRVQGHGKVIALSSVAGERVRRSNFVYGSTKAGFDGFYLGLGEALRPHGVTVTVVRPGQVRTKMTEGLGKAPLEQTAQQVADIAVKAVGEGKDLVWAPGAFRLVMSVLRHVPRPIFRKLPI; encoded by the coding sequence GTGATCGACGCCGTGGGCAACCCCCAGTCGCTGCTGCTGCTCGGCGGCACGTCGGACATCGCACTCGCGATCGCGGAGAAGTACCTGTCCGCCCGCCCGCTGCGGGTCGTGCTGGCGGCCCGGCCGTCACAGCGACGTGACGAGGCCGCCGAGCGGCTCAAGGCCGCGGGGGCCGACGTCACGAGCATCGACTTCGACGCCGCCGACACCGACTCGCACCCCGCCGTGCTCGACCAGGCGTTCGCCGACGGCGACATCGACGTGACCGTGGTGGCGTTCGGGCTGCTCGGCGACCCGGAGCAGGCGTGGCAGGACCACACCACCGCCGTGCGCCTGGCCACGGTGAACTACACCGCCGCCGTGTCGGTCGGCGTGCCGCTGGCGGCCAGGCTGCGCGTGCAGGGGCACGGCAAGGTGATCGCGTTGTCGTCCGTGGCCGGTGAGCGCGTTCGCCGCTCGAACTTCGTCTACGGCTCCACCAAGGCCGGGTTCGACGGCTTCTACCTCGGACTCGGTGAGGCGCTGCGACCGCACGGCGTGACGGTGACGGTGGTCCGGCCCGGTCAGGTCCGCACGAAGATGACCGAGGGCCTCGGCAAGGCTCCGCTGGAGCAGACCGCCCAGCAGGTGGCCGACATCGCCGTGAAGGCCGTCGGCGAAGGCAAGGACCTGGTGTGGGCGCCGGGCGCTTTCCGGCTTGTCATGTCGGTGTTGCGCCACGTGCCGCGACCGATCTTCCGCAAGCTGCCGATCTGA
- a CDS encoding arabinosyltransferase domain-containing protein yields MTFRTWLITICALLATVSAGLFVLAPVDAQPSRYEWPHAGVTDGVSRVLPLLPYEPHRLDVTFGCSDANTISDGLLLSTTSTRETPVGNRMGAGLAVHVESGAVTVDVGGQRVLTSDVGRDCEWSISSGPHGTVVSLDGDPVARTGTTPVVSGMFTEAASQTDLRVTVVPDTRFESTPGPIRGVLAAVALVSAAAMFVLLARNRSTRARRVRLLPQGWWRPRWPDAVVAGALAGWLVVGAPTVDDGYIVTMLKAEGDSGFIGNYFRWFNAPEAPFSWFYELYRGFADASDAVWWLRLPSVLLGLLGWLLVDRLLLPRLARRPGALVRFGAAGAFALWYVQFGVGLRPEPWVMIGTVVVFLLVERAVALRSLTALAVAVLAAGLTVAVTPTGVLALAPFVAASGGLWRLLRRHGPVLVPVALGACATPLLVMFADQSLAAVAYSTEVRTAIGPAFGVSDEPMRYADLLSPVQGGLNRRMPLVLLWLSMLVLALLLLTRRAAGLARRPTLRALLVALLFFVALAFTPTKYTHHFGAIGGIAAVLFAAVVHTVRSGALRRPVERSLFVVAVAATAAYALNAPLRWWFVADLGVPWSREQPDVGGIDLAGVVLVGGLALAVAGLLGAWRRLPSPAWLLPALAVGTVVLELVSMAYPLHSRAGTYSVARSTLASFSGSCGIEDWLDVEPDVRAGLLPAEQGEGSGHGFKRNAGYPGDTPPPAPYGTDDAPVWGSGGDAASWTSPWFPLPAGAGAPGSPPLVVPVVGRGAVSATVQFSRDGGGDGGDTVSREVRLRVGEGTWREARLDPRDAERVRVVAVDRREGDGWLAVGLPRLPKVVPVTEYVPASRPVALDWVNAFFLPCRQPAAVAHGVTQPVTHLFATGPDSRWLTGMSYAPESGGPYAPLLDVAELVAVPTYLRGDKLREPISVFRFDYVAPPLESLPR; encoded by the coding sequence GTGACCTTCCGTACTTGGTTGATCACGATCTGTGCCCTGCTGGCCACGGTGTCAGCCGGGCTGTTCGTGCTCGCACCCGTGGACGCGCAGCCGTCGAGGTACGAGTGGCCGCACGCGGGGGTAACCGACGGTGTTTCGCGCGTGCTGCCGCTCCTCCCGTACGAACCCCACCGGCTGGACGTCACCTTCGGTTGTAGTGATGCGAACACGATCAGTGATGGCCTGCTGCTGTCTACCACGTCCACCCGTGAAACGCCTGTTGGGAACCGCATGGGCGCCGGGCTCGCCGTGCACGTCGAAAGCGGAGCCGTCACGGTCGATGTGGGAGGTCAGCGGGTCCTCACCTCCGATGTCGGCCGCGACTGCGAGTGGTCCATCTCCTCCGGTCCGCACGGCACTGTCGTCTCCCTTGACGGCGACCCGGTGGCTCGCACCGGTACCACTCCTGTGGTGTCGGGGATGTTCACCGAGGCGGCGAGCCAAACCGATCTGCGCGTGACAGTGGTGCCGGACACGCGGTTCGAAAGCACTCCTGGCCCGATCCGGGGTGTGCTCGCCGCTGTGGCGCTGGTGTCGGCGGCGGCGATGTTCGTCCTGCTGGCGCGAAACCGATCCACCCGCGCGCGGCGGGTGCGGCTGCTGCCGCAGGGGTGGTGGCGGCCGAGGTGGCCGGACGCCGTGGTGGCCGGTGCGCTGGCAGGCTGGCTCGTCGTCGGTGCGCCGACGGTGGACGACGGCTACATCGTCACCATGCTGAAAGCCGAGGGCGACAGCGGTTTCATCGGCAACTACTTCCGCTGGTTCAACGCTCCCGAGGCACCGTTCAGCTGGTTCTACGAGCTGTACCGGGGTTTCGCCGACGCAAGCGACGCCGTGTGGTGGTTGCGCCTTCCCTCGGTCCTTCTCGGACTACTCGGGTGGCTGCTCGTGGATCGCCTGCTGCTTCCCCGGCTGGCCCGGCGTCCGGGCGCCCTGGTGCGGTTCGGCGCGGCAGGAGCCTTCGCGCTGTGGTACGTCCAGTTCGGCGTCGGCCTGCGCCCCGAGCCGTGGGTGATGATCGGGACCGTCGTGGTGTTTCTCCTGGTGGAACGCGCCGTCGCGCTGCGGAGCCTCACCGCGCTCGCCGTGGCCGTCCTCGCGGCGGGGCTCACCGTCGCCGTCACGCCGACCGGCGTGCTGGCGCTCGCACCGTTCGTCGCCGCCTCCGGCGGGTTGTGGCGGCTGCTGCGGCGGCACGGACCTGTGCTGGTGCCCGTCGCACTCGGCGCGTGCGCGACCCCGTTGCTGGTGATGTTCGCCGACCAATCGCTCGCCGCCGTGGCGTACTCGACGGAGGTACGGACCGCGATCGGGCCCGCGTTCGGGGTTTCCGACGAGCCGATGCGCTACGCCGACCTCCTCAGCCCCGTGCAGGGTGGGCTCAACCGCCGGATGCCGCTCGTGCTGCTGTGGCTGTCGATGCTCGTCCTGGCGCTGCTGCTGCTCACTCGCCGCGCAGCCGGGCTCGCGCGAAGGCCCACGCTGCGGGCGCTGCTGGTGGCGCTGCTGTTCTTCGTCGCGCTGGCCTTCACCCCGACCAAGTACACCCATCACTTCGGCGCCATCGGCGGTATCGCTGCGGTGTTGTTCGCCGCCGTCGTGCACACGGTCCGGTCGGGCGCGCTGCGGCGGCCCGTGGAACGTTCGCTGTTCGTCGTCGCCGTCGCCGCGACAGCGGCCTACGCACTGAACGCGCCACTGCGGTGGTGGTTCGTCGCCGACCTCGGCGTGCCGTGGTCGCGGGAGCAGCCGGACGTCGGCGGCATCGACCTCGCCGGCGTCGTGCTCGTCGGCGGGCTGGCGCTGGCCGTCGCGGGACTGCTCGGCGCGTGGCGGCGGCTGCCGTCCCCCGCCTGGCTCCTTCCCGCACTCGCGGTGGGCACCGTGGTGCTCGAACTGGTGTCGATGGCCTACCCGCTGCATTCCAGAGCCGGCACCTACAGCGTCGCGCGTTCCACACTGGCGTCGTTCTCGGGAAGCTGCGGTATCGAGGATTGGCTCGACGTGGAACCCGATGTCCGCGCGGGCCTCCTGCCTGCCGAGCAGGGTGAGGGCTCGGGACACGGCTTCAAGCGCAACGCGGGCTACCCCGGCGACACGCCTCCCCCTGCCCCTTACGGAACGGACGACGCGCCGGTGTGGGGCAGCGGCGGGGACGCGGCGTCGTGGACGAGCCCGTGGTTTCCACTGCCTGCCGGGGCGGGTGCACCCGGCTCGCCGCCGCTGGTCGTGCCCGTCGTGGGGCGCGGTGCGGTGTCGGCGACCGTCCAGTTCTCCCGTGACGGCGGCGGCGACGGTGGCGACACCGTCTCCCGCGAGGTGCGCCTCCGGGTCGGCGAGGGGACCTGGCGGGAAGCGAGGCTCGATCCACGAGATGCCGAGCGAGTGCGGGTGGTGGCCGTGGACCGAAGGGAAGGGGACGGCTGGCTCGCGGTGGGACTGCCCCGGCTGCCGAAGGTCGTTCCGGTCACCGAGTACGTTCCCGCCTCGCGACCCGTCGCGCTCGACTGGGTCAACGCGTTCTTCCTGCCGTGCAGGCAACCGGCCGCCGTCGCACACGGCGTGACGCAGCCGGTGACGCACCTCTTCGCTACGGGCCCTGACAGCCGGTGGCTCACCGGCATGTCCTACGCCCCCGAGTCAGGCGGGCCCTACGCGCCGCTGCTGGACGTCGCGGAGCTGGTTGCCGTGCCCACCTACCTCAGAGGCGACAAGCTCAGGGAACCGATCAGCGTGTTCCGCTTCGACTACGTGGCACCGCCGCTCGAAAGCCTACCGAGGTGA
- a CDS encoding decaprenyl-phosphate phosphoribosyltransferase, protein MSETTEHADVEGGASTRKGPIPTLFGVVRTARPRQWVKNVLVFAAPFTAGQITNVDVLVDAAVAFVAFSLVASSVYLVNDAVDVEADRAHPTKRNRPIAAGIVPIPLAYAAAVLFFGAGVGVSFLADWRLLIVLVVYEAVQLGYCFGMKHQPVIDLVIVGSGFLMRLIAGGVATGISLSQWFLLVTAFGSLFMVAGKRYAEVMLFERTGAKIRSSLKKYSASYLRFVWATSAAILIMTYCLWAFEQQQRVPGTVWSVISIVPFVVAVLRYAVDVDGGNAGEPEEIALRDRVLQVLGASWVVTLACSYYL, encoded by the coding sequence ATGAGTGAGACGACCGAGCATGCCGACGTCGAGGGCGGTGCCTCCACCCGGAAGGGACCGATCCCGACCCTCTTCGGCGTGGTCCGGACAGCCCGGCCACGCCAGTGGGTGAAGAACGTTCTCGTCTTCGCGGCGCCGTTCACCGCAGGACAGATCACCAACGTGGACGTCCTCGTGGACGCCGCGGTGGCGTTCGTGGCGTTCTCGCTCGTCGCAAGCTCGGTCTATCTCGTCAACGACGCGGTGGACGTCGAGGCGGATCGCGCGCACCCGACCAAGCGCAACCGGCCGATCGCCGCCGGGATCGTGCCGATCCCCCTCGCGTACGCCGCCGCCGTGTTGTTCTTCGGCGCCGGTGTCGGCGTGAGCTTCCTCGCCGACTGGCGGCTGCTCATCGTGCTCGTCGTGTACGAGGCGGTGCAGCTCGGCTACTGCTTCGGGATGAAGCACCAGCCGGTGATCGACCTGGTCATCGTCGGGTCTGGTTTCCTCATGCGCCTCATCGCGGGCGGTGTGGCGACCGGTATCAGCCTTTCGCAGTGGTTCCTGCTGGTCACCGCGTTCGGCTCCCTGTTCATGGTGGCGGGGAAGCGGTACGCCGAGGTGATGCTCTTCGAGCGCACCGGGGCGAAGATCCGGTCGTCGCTCAAGAAGTACTCGGCCAGCTACCTGCGGTTCGTCTGGGCCACCTCAGCGGCGATACTGATCATGACGTATTGCCTGTGGGCCTTCGAACAGCAGCAGCGGGTTCCCGGCACCGTGTGGAGCGTCATCTCCATCGTGCCGTTCGTGGTGGCCGTGCTGCGGTACGCCGTTGACGTGGACGGCGGCAACGCGGGCGAACCGGAGGAGATCGCCCTGCGCGACCGCGTGCTCCAGGTGCTCGGCGCGAGCTGGGTCGTCACGCTGGCCTGCTCGTACTACCTCTGA
- a CDS encoding phosphatase PAP2 family protein, which produces MLEKRPVERAVEEQLPRPSGELAVLAGVQRAIARPAVVKAARGLSHFGEHSAGWFALGLVGAAVDSRRRREWLTAAAGAVGAHAASIAVKRVVRRRRPEHPAITVGVGTPSRLSFPSSHATSTTAAAVLYSGLFGRNLVPALVPPMLVSRLVLGVHYPTDVLAGAALGGAVGGVVRRRMTSRKRT; this is translated from the coding sequence ATGCTTGAGAAGAGACCCGTCGAGAGGGCCGTGGAGGAGCAGCTTCCACGGCCCTCCGGGGAGCTGGCCGTTCTCGCCGGTGTGCAGCGGGCCATCGCACGCCCCGCGGTCGTGAAGGCGGCGCGCGGGCTCTCGCACTTCGGCGAGCACAGCGCGGGCTGGTTCGCGCTGGGGCTCGTCGGTGCGGCCGTGGACTCGCGGCGGCGCAGGGAGTGGCTCACAGCGGCGGCTGGAGCCGTCGGAGCGCATGCGGCGTCGATCGCGGTCAAGCGCGTGGTGCGGCGGCGCAGGCCGGAGCACCCGGCGATCACGGTGGGTGTCGGTACCCCCAGCAGGCTGAGCTTTCCGTCGTCGCATGCCACGTCCACCACGGCAGCCGCCGTGCTGTACTCGGGGCTGTTCGGGCGTAACCTCGTGCCCGCACTGGTGCCGCCGATGCTCGTCTCGCGTCTCGTGCTCGGTGTGCACTACCCGACCGACGTACTCGCAGGCGCTGCCCTCGGTGGTGCCGTCGGCGGCGTCGTGCGCCGCAGGATGACCTCACGGAAGCGGACCTGA
- the glf gene encoding UDP-galactopyranose mutase yields MSADTNTTDITDGAYTGFDLVVVGSGFFGLTVAERAASQLDKRVLVLERRDHIGGNAYSEAEPETGIEVHRYGAHLFHTSNKRVWDYVNQFTDFTGYQHRVFAKYQGQVYTFPMNLHLINQFFGKSHSPDEARELIADQASEIDTKDAKNLEEKAVSLIGRPLYEAFVKGYTAKQWQTDPKELSPSIITRLPVRYNFNNRYFNDTYEGLPVDGYTAWLERMADHPNIEVRTGVDYFEVRDEIPEGTPTVYTGPLDRYFGYSEGRLGWRTLDFEQEVVPTGDYQGTAVMNYNDADVPYTRIHEFRHFHPEREYPTDKTVIVREYSRFAEDDDEPYYPINTPENRDKLERYRELAKKEAAERNVLFGGRLGTYKYLDMHMAIGSALSAFDNKIAPHLTEGAPLDGSIDA; encoded by the coding sequence GTGAGCGCGGACACGAACACCACAGACATCACAGACGGCGCATACACCGGTTTCGATTTGGTCGTCGTCGGCTCCGGCTTCTTCGGCCTCACCGTGGCCGAGCGCGCCGCGAGCCAGCTCGACAAGCGCGTGCTGGTCCTCGAGCGGCGCGACCACATCGGTGGCAACGCGTACTCGGAGGCCGAGCCCGAGACCGGCATCGAGGTGCACCGCTACGGCGCCCACCTCTTCCACACGTCGAACAAGCGGGTCTGGGACTACGTCAACCAGTTCACCGACTTCACCGGCTACCAGCACCGGGTGTTCGCGAAGTACCAGGGTCAGGTCTACACGTTCCCGATGAACCTGCACCTGATCAACCAGTTCTTCGGCAAGTCGCACTCGCCGGACGAGGCCCGTGAGCTGATCGCGGACCAGGCGAGCGAGATCGACACCAAGGATGCGAAGAACCTTGAGGAGAAGGCCGTCTCCCTCATCGGGCGCCCGCTGTACGAGGCGTTCGTGAAGGGTTACACGGCCAAGCAGTGGCAGACCGACCCGAAGGAGCTCTCGCCTTCGATCATCACGCGGCTGCCGGTGCGCTACAACTTCAACAACCGGTACTTCAACGACACCTACGAGGGTCTTCCCGTCGATGGCTACACCGCGTGGCTGGAGCGGATGGCCGACCACCCGAACATCGAGGTGCGCACGGGTGTCGATTACTTCGAGGTGCGCGACGAGATCCCGGAGGGGACGCCGACGGTCTACACCGGGCCGCTCGACCGGTACTTCGGCTACTCCGAGGGCAGGCTCGGCTGGCGCACGCTGGACTTCGAGCAGGAGGTCGTGCCGACCGGTGACTACCAGGGCACGGCTGTCATGAACTACAACGACGCCGACGTTCCGTACACCCGGATCCACGAGTTCCGGCACTTCCACCCGGAGCGGGAGTACCCGACCGACAAGACGGTCATCGTGCGGGAGTACTCGCGGTTCGCCGAGGACGACGACGAGCCGTACTACCCGATCAACACGCCCGAGAACAGGGACAAGCTGGAGCGCTACCGCGAGCTGGCGAAGAAGGAAGCCGCCGAGCGCAACGTCCTCTTCGGCGGTCGTCTCGGTACCTACAAGTACCTCGACATGCACATGGCCATCGGGTCGGCGCTCTCGGCGTTCGACAACAAGATCGCGCCGCATCTGACGGAGGGCGCTCCGCTCGACGGGTCGATCGATGCTTGA
- a CDS encoding LLM class flavin-dependent oxidoreductase, with protein MILPEDRWWAAEPKWRAAEEYGFDHAWTYDHLGWRSLVDGPWFGAVPTLAAAAMVTSTIRLGTFVASPNFRHPVPFAREVITLDDLADGRLVLGVGAGGQGYDASVLGGPELSPAQRADRYIEFVETLDGLLRTDNFDRSGTYYSAKGARNLPGCVQKPRSPLLLAADGPRTMAFAARAGDGWITTGRPEDGQTQDDWWNRVGELSGRFDDALAEAGRERVVRCLSLDSAPVFSLSSTEAFADAVGRAGELGFTDVVVHWPRSGTPYQGRESVLEEVAADLLPTIQGRDQTT; from the coding sequence GTGATCCTTCCCGAGGACAGGTGGTGGGCCGCCGAGCCGAAGTGGCGGGCCGCCGAGGAGTACGGATTCGACCACGCCTGGACGTACGACCATCTCGGTTGGCGTTCGCTGGTCGATGGGCCGTGGTTCGGCGCGGTTCCCACGCTCGCCGCCGCGGCCATGGTGACCTCGACCATCAGACTGGGCACGTTCGTCGCCTCGCCGAACTTCCGGCACCCTGTTCCGTTCGCGAGAGAGGTCATCACGCTCGACGACCTCGCCGACGGCCGCCTCGTGCTCGGTGTCGGCGCGGGCGGGCAGGGCTACGACGCCTCGGTGCTCGGCGGGCCGGAGCTGTCGCCTGCGCAGCGGGCCGACCGCTACATCGAGTTCGTCGAGACGCTCGACGGGTTGCTGCGCACCGACAACTTCGACCGTTCCGGCACCTACTACTCGGCCAAGGGGGCGCGCAACCTTCCCGGTTGTGTGCAGAAACCGCGATCGCCCCTGCTGCTCGCGGCCGACGGCCCGAGGACCATGGCCTTCGCCGCCCGTGCGGGCGACGGCTGGATCACCACGGGCCGCCCCGAGGACGGCCAGACGCAGGACGACTGGTGGAACCGGGTCGGGGAGTTGTCCGGCCGGTTCGACGACGCTCTCGCCGAGGCGGGCCGCGAGCGGGTGGTGCGCTGCTTGAGCCTGGATTCCGCGCCGGTGTTCTCCCTGTCGAGCACGGAGGCGTTCGCGGACGCCGTCGGCAGGGCGGGGGAGCTGGGCTTCACGGACGTCGTGGTGCACTGGCCGCGCAGTGGCACGCCCTATCAGGGCAGGGAATCGGTGCTGGAGGAGGTCGCCGCGGATCTCCTGCCGACGATTCAGGGCCGGGACCAGACCACCTGA
- a CDS encoding Cof-type HAD-IIB family hydrolase yields MEKPRLIASDVDGTLLTPLEQVAPRTADVVNRAVADGVPVVLVTGRPPRWIPPVAETTGLTGYAVCANGAVLYDIGADRVVDVHGLLDPLRLMDVAQALDHALPGCRLAAERIGTKAVEHDLHNFVIETDYHNPWGDGEGFVVPRAEVLGHPAVKLLVSHRKMTSDEMAAAAHSVLGDSVHITFSSTGGLIEIASPGVTKATGLADVAQRFGAGADETISFGDMPNDLPMLTWAGHGVAVANAHPRVLDAADEITASNAEHGVAQVLERWF; encoded by the coding sequence GTGGAGAAGCCCCGCCTGATCGCCTCGGATGTGGACGGCACCCTGCTCACCCCGCTTGAGCAGGTGGCGCCCCGCACTGCCGACGTGGTGAATCGCGCCGTCGCCGACGGCGTGCCCGTCGTGCTCGTGACGGGACGCCCGCCGCGCTGGATCCCGCCCGTCGCCGAGACCACCGGACTCACCGGATACGCCGTGTGCGCGAACGGCGCCGTGCTGTACGACATCGGCGCCGACCGCGTCGTGGACGTGCACGGCCTGCTCGATCCACTGCGGCTCATGGACGTGGCGCAGGCACTTGACCACGCCCTGCCGGGATGCAGGCTGGCCGCCGAACGCATCGGTACGAAGGCCGTGGAGCACGATCTGCACAACTTCGTGATCGAAACCGACTACCACAACCCGTGGGGCGACGGTGAGGGTTTCGTGGTCCCACGCGCGGAGGTGCTCGGCCATCCCGCGGTGAAACTGCTGGTCAGCCACCGGAAGATGACCTCGGACGAGATGGCGGCCGCAGCACACAGCGTGCTGGGTGACAGCGTCCACATCACGTTCTCCTCCACCGGTGGGCTCATCGAGATCGCCTCACCCGGAGTCACGAAGGCGACCGGCCTCGCCGACGTCGCGCAGCGGTTCGGCGCAGGCGCCGACGAGACGATCTCGTTCGGCGACATGCCCAACGACCTGCCGATGCTCACCTGGGCAGGACACGGTGTCGCCGTCGCCAACGCCCACCCGAGGGTGCTCGACGCAGCCGACGAGATCACCGCGTCCAACGCCGAACACGGTGTGGCGCAGGTGCTGGAGCGCTGGTTCTGA